A genomic region of Limnohabitans curvus contains the following coding sequences:
- a CDS encoding Tn3-like element IS1071 family transposase, with amino-acid sequence MQGWHTTFLGMRGLPRDISDFEMKAFFTFDGAERDAINARRGDSHKLGLALHIGFLRMSGRLLGAFRVIPVALWRHLGNELGIAAPEVASLRAMYERGRTLFDHQQVACTVLGFQWMSEHQRRSLVRELRDEVARCADRDQLLVRARQWLYKNKLVIVHERAIRTLIAAALAQLEVETGTAIAASVDPATLDRWRASVSELRPDGQTQQSWLWAAPAKHSTRQISEVLERIDLLYTLDVHKHLADIPDLILRRYARRLVSRPPSAGAKIKEPARTVEVACFLRYCLFTTTDQLILMVQRRIADLWRQAAADVPATVNWAAMYKTLLGELVALSAQGAVPDAELRARLEALITETQKRKPPSRASLVREGLIDGIRPVRSLLVAIAKLPWQATGEHPAIEYLAKLQALYLKGSRKLPVEVVAPSLGMIWQVSISSPDRERAFQALEVATLFALRRAVRNGSVWIEHSLSFRGRARLFFTDERWQAESKKHYARLSLPSKAATFLKPLLARVTAGVDAVAAAARSGVLRVDDELHLSPLPAEDEDPEVTKLRAALDHRIGEVQLPEVILAVDAQVRFSWIMLGREPRSTDELLMVYAGIMAHGTSLTAVECARMIPQLSATSIRQAMRWARDERRLSQACQAVLEFMQRHPIAATWGRSDLASSDMMSMETTKRVWQARLDPRRNTPSIGIYSHVKDRWGIFHAQPFVLNERQAGVAIEGVIRQEKLETSQLAVDTHGYTDFAMSHARLLGFDLCPRLKELKQRHLFVPRGTKVPAEIAAVCEANVDVALIEKHWDSLVHLAASVMSGHASAVAALARFGSAAQGDPIYEAGVQLGRLLRTAFLADYFVKDAFRNELRRVLNRGEAVNALKRAIYTGRISPAQAKRVDEMQAVADALSLMANIVMAWNTSQMQAVLDRWSNRRQVIPPELIGKIAPTRLESINLRGVFRFPVDRYADQILPSRPNASITGTNG; translated from the coding sequence ATGCAGGGTTGGCACACAACGTTTTTGGGGATGCGTGGGCTCCCCCGCGATATCAGCGACTTCGAGATGAAGGCATTTTTCACCTTCGATGGTGCCGAGCGCGACGCAATCAATGCACGCCGAGGTGATTCCCACAAGCTTGGTCTGGCGCTCCATATTGGTTTCCTGCGCATGAGTGGGCGTTTGCTCGGTGCCTTTCGGGTAATTCCAGTAGCCTTGTGGCGCCACCTTGGCAACGAGCTTGGCATTGCAGCACCAGAAGTCGCCTCGCTGAGAGCCATGTATGAACGCGGGCGCACGCTATTCGATCACCAACAAGTAGCCTGCACGGTCCTTGGATTCCAGTGGATGAGCGAGCACCAGCGCCGCTCACTGGTACGTGAACTGCGCGACGAAGTGGCGCGCTGCGCCGACCGCGATCAGCTACTCGTGCGGGCGCGTCAATGGCTGTACAAGAACAAGCTGGTGATCGTGCACGAGCGGGCAATTCGGACACTGATTGCGGCGGCACTTGCCCAGCTTGAAGTTGAAACAGGCACCGCCATCGCCGCCAGCGTTGATCCAGCAACACTTGATCGCTGGCGAGCCTCAGTTTCAGAGCTGCGCCCAGATGGACAAACCCAGCAGAGTTGGCTATGGGCTGCACCGGCGAAACACTCAACCCGCCAAATCAGCGAGGTACTGGAGCGCATCGACCTGCTTTACACGCTGGACGTTCATAAGCACCTGGCAGACATCCCCGATCTCATCTTGCGCCGCTACGCGCGCCGACTTGTCTCCAGGCCGCCCTCAGCCGGAGCCAAGATCAAAGAGCCAGCGCGCACCGTGGAGGTCGCATGCTTTCTTCGGTATTGCCTGTTCACCACCACAGACCAGTTGATCCTTATGGTGCAGCGCCGGATCGCCGATCTGTGGCGTCAGGCTGCCGCCGATGTCCCCGCTACCGTCAATTGGGCCGCAATGTACAAAACGCTGCTCGGCGAACTTGTTGCCTTGAGCGCGCAAGGTGCGGTGCCAGATGCTGAGTTGCGTGCCCGTCTTGAAGCCTTGATCACCGAAACCCAGAAACGCAAACCACCGAGCAGGGCCTCCCTGGTCCGCGAGGGATTGATTGATGGAATTCGCCCCGTGCGGTCGTTGCTCGTCGCCATTGCAAAGCTGCCCTGGCAGGCCACCGGCGAGCATCCTGCCATCGAGTACCTTGCCAAGCTGCAAGCTTTATATCTCAAAGGATCCAGAAAGCTGCCAGTTGAAGTGGTGGCACCAAGTCTGGGAATGATCTGGCAGGTTTCGATCTCCAGCCCAGACCGGGAACGGGCGTTTCAGGCGTTGGAGGTGGCCACCCTGTTTGCCCTGCGCCGCGCGGTGCGCAATGGCTCGGTCTGGATTGAGCACAGCCTGAGCTTTCGGGGTCGTGCGCGCTTGTTCTTCACGGACGAGCGTTGGCAGGCAGAGTCCAAGAAACACTATGCCCGTCTATCGTTACCCAGCAAGGCTGCCACTTTCTTGAAGCCTTTGCTGGCCAGAGTAACTGCCGGTGTCGATGCGGTGGCCGCTGCAGCCCGCAGTGGCGTACTGCGCGTGGATGATGAACTCCATTTGTCGCCATTGCCCGCAGAGGACGAAGACCCAGAAGTGACCAAGCTGCGCGCGGCTTTGGATCACCGCATCGGTGAGGTTCAATTGCCGGAAGTGATTCTGGCCGTTGACGCCCAGGTGCGCTTTAGCTGGATCATGCTCGGACGTGAGCCGCGCTCTACCGACGAGCTGCTGATGGTCTATGCCGGCATCATGGCCCACGGCACCAGTCTGACTGCGGTCGAATGCGCGCGCATGATTCCGCAATTGTCTGCCACCAGCATTCGCCAGGCCATGCGCTGGGCGCGGGACGAACGGCGTCTGAGCCAGGCCTGCCAGGCTGTGCTGGAATTCATGCAGCGACACCCGATTGCCGCCACCTGGGGGCGGTCCGATTTGGCATCTTCTGACATGATGAGCATGGAGACCACCAAACGGGTGTGGCAAGCCCGGCTTGATCCTCGGCGCAACACACCTTCCATTGGAATCTACTCCCATGTAAAAGACCGGTGGGGCATCTTCCATGCGCAGCCCTTTGTGCTCAATGAGCGCCAGGCGGGCGTGGCCATTGAAGGTGTCATCCGCCAAGAAAAGCTGGAGACCAGCCAGCTTGCTGTGGATACCCATGGCTACACCGACTTTGCCATGTCACATGCCCGTTTGCTTGGTTTTGATCTTTGCCCGCGGTTGAAGGAACTCAAACAGCGCCACCTCTTTGTGCCACGCGGCACCAAAGTGCCCGCAGAAATCGCTGCGGTGTGCGAAGCCAATGTCGACGTCGCTTTGATCGAAAAGCATTGGGATAGTCTGGTGCACCTGGCAGCCTCGGTCATGAGCGGACATGCCAGTGCGGTGGCAGCTCTTGCGCGGTTCGGTTCTGCCGCCCAGGGCGATCCAATCTATGAGGCTGGCGTGCAATTGGGGCGGTTGCTGCGTACGGCGTTTTTGGCTGACTACTTTGTCAAGGACGCTTTCAGGAACGAGTTGCGCCGGGTGCTCAATCGGGGCGAGGCTGTTAACGCCCTCAAGCGCGCCATTTATACCGGCCGGATCAGCCCGGCGCAGGCCAAACGTGTCGATGAAATGCAGGCTGTGGCCGATGCGTTGAGCCTGATGGCCAACATCGTGATGGCGTGGAATACCTCACAGATGCAGGCGGTCCTGGATCGCTGGTCGAACCGCCGCCAGGTCATTCCACCGGAACTGATCGGGAAGATTGCGCCCACCAGGCTGGAGAGCATCAACTTGCGGGGTGTGTTTCGCTTCCCGGTTGACCGCTATGCTGACCAAATCCTGCCTTCGCGGCCAAATGCATCGATAACTGGCACCAATGGATGA